ATGTCATAAAGGTACTGTGCATGGTTTAGTAGGTGAAAACGGTGCAGGAAAGTCAACATTGATAAAGATCTTGTCTGGTGTATATAAACCAGACACAGGTAGGATAATATTTGATGGAAAAGAAATCCTTTTTACCTCGCCTCGAGAAGCTATTCTCAATGGTATCCGAACAGTCCATCAGGAATTCAGTTTAGTGCCCTTCCTGTCGATTGCAGAAAATATCTTCATAGAGGATTCGCAAGCCGGAAAATTTTTCATATCTCGAAATAGAATGGCTTCAGAAGCTACTAAGTTAGCTAAGATGCTTGATCTCAATCGACCCGCCAATACTCTTGTTGTTGATTTAAGTGTTGGTGAACAGCAACTTGTTGAAATTATGAGAGCCCTTGCTCATGATGCAAAGTTACTCATACTTGATGAACCAACAGCTTCTTTGGTTCCTGACGAAGTAGAAAGATTGTTTGAGATAATAAAAAGACTTAGGAATAGTGGAGCAACGGTAATATTCGTATCTCACAGACTTCCTGAAATTTTGGAGATTTGTGATGTAGTTACAGTATTGAAAGACGGTGAAGTGGTTGGTACCTACGAGACCTCAACCTTGGATCAGGAGAAATTAGCAAGTCTTATGGTTGGTAGAGAAATGAAAAAGATGTTTCCGGAACATTTCAATGAGGACGTCAAGGAGGAAATCTTGAGGATAGATGAATTATCGATAAAGGATCTAAGAGATTCTGTTAGTCTTGTACTGTATAAGGGGGAAATTCTGGGCCTGTATGGGCTTGAAGGGCAAGGCCAACGTGAATTCATGAGGTCTTTGGCTGGATTAGGAATAATCGAATCTGGAAAGATCATTATCAATGGCAAGCAAATGAAAATTAGAAATCCTGCCGATGCAGTAAAAAACGGCATTATATATGTCCCATCTGACAGAAAAATAGAGGGTTTGGCTGTGAATCTCTCTGTATATGAAAACATCGGTATGGCAGCGTTGATGGCAACAAATGATAAAGTTGTGTCGGAAAGTAAGCTTCAAGCTGCATACCGCAAAGTTATACAGTTGTTTTCTGTAAAGGCAAGTAGCCCAACACAGAAGGCAATAAATCTTAGCGGAGGAAATCAGCAAAAGGTAGTTCTTGGAAAATGGTTTGGTACGGATTTTCTACCTTCCATTTTGTTACTTGATGAACCAACGCGCGGGGTTGACGTCGGAACGAAAGTAGAGATATATTCAATACTCCGCAAATTAGCATCCACTGGCATAGGAGTAATTGTTTCCAGTAGCGACATGATGGAAATGCTTGGACTATGTGATCGAATAATTACGTTTCATGACCATAAAATAACAGGTGAATGTAGTTGGAAGGATTTTTCTGAAGAAAAGATCATGTCACTTGCGGCAGGTATTTCTACAGAGACATCACAGAATTCTTCTCAAGGAGGTATTGGATATGCATCTTGACAAAAAACGAAGCAAGCGAGAAAACTGGTTCATAGCTTTTGTTGCCTTTGTCGTGTTATTTGGTGTGGCATTGATTTTTTCTGACACATTTCGCACATCAAGAAATATAACGAATTTGATAGTTCAGATAACTCCACTTGGATTAGTAACTCTCGGCCAAATGTTTGTGATCATAACAGGAGGCATAGATCTATCTGTTGGATCTGTTTTGAGTTTAGCGACCGCCGTGGCAGCGAACACAATGAAAAATTCCGGTATTATACCTTCTATATTCATGGTTTATGGATTGTGTATTGTTATAGGTTTGATTAACGGTCTTGCGATATCGATTTTTGGGATGAACAGTTTTGTGACAACTTTGGCTACTATGATAATTGCTCAAGGCTTGACGTTATATTTATTACCAGCTCCAGGAGGTATTATTCCATATTCATTTGTCAAGTTCATAATGCGTAACTATTTTTTGGGGCTACCCATCTTTGTGTGGTTCTTTGTTATTTCGGCATCGATATTATCGATCTTCCTATACAAGACAAGATTTGGGTTGAATCTATATGCTATTGGTGGCAATAAGTTGGCAGCATCCTTGTCAGGAATTCCAGTTCGAAAAACTTTGATACTCGCCTACGTTTTGAGCAGTATCATGGCTGCATCCAGTGGTTTGCTCATGACCGCACGCATTTCATGTGGAGATCCATTGGTAGGTCAACCCTATGTATTGGATTCAATAGGAGCAGCGGCGATAGGTGGAATCAGCCTTTCTGGTGGTAGAGGCGGTGTAATCTGTGCTGTTATTGGCACTTTTATCATAGGCAGCATATCGAATATATTGAATATGTTTGGTGTTACACCATACTGGCAATATGTTTTGAAATCTATAATGATAGTTTCTGCTATTACGTTTGCAACTAAATTAGAACGTCTTGGTGGTAGATCCATTAACAACAATTAAGTGGGAGGATGTGGAAAAAGATGAAGAATTCTCCAATCAGCAGGATTTTTTCGAATAGGTTTGCTTTTTCATTAATAATACTCGTGTTGTTCATAATTTTCTCTGGTATAATTCAGCCAAATTATTTCGATCCTCGACATATTTTCACGGTTATCCAACAAGCAGCACCACTCATAGTTGCTGCATTAGGTCAGATCTTTGTTGTTTTCACAGGAGGTATTGACCTTTCTGTTGGATCAATTCTTATATTTACTGATGTTTTTGCTGCTTCATTGATGATGGGAACAAATGAGCGAACAATATATGCTGTCATGGTCTCTTTAATAGTTGGAAGTGCATTTGGATTTGTCAATGGAATAGGTGTAGAATTGCTGAATCTTCCTCCATTGGTTATGACACTCGCGTCTTCTATAGGAGTTCAAGGATTGATGTACTTGTGGTGCAGGGGTTTTCCGCGTGGTGGCGCTTCACCAATACTCAGATATATAGGAACAGCAAGATGGGGAATCATTCCAGTTTCTATTCTCATATGGGGTATAGCAGTTTTGATAAGCGCTCTCTTGGCGCAACGGACCAGATTGGGATGGTCGTTAAAATTCCTTGGATCTAACAGAAAAGCAGCTCATGCAATGGGGATAAGTTGCAAATTTGCTGGAGTAACTGCCTATGTTTTATCAGGTATGTTTGCATCTTTGGCGGGAATTTTGATTTTGGGTTATGTTGGTATACCAAGCTTAGTTTTGGGTGATGACTATACCATGGCTTCTATAGCGGCAGCAGTTCTGGGAGGAGTGAGTCTCTCTGGTGGAGTTGGGAGTGTTTTGGGAGCAGTTACCGGTGGTTTGCTAATGAGATATATTCTAGCATTGTTGACAGCTTTCAATGTTTCTGCAGGTGGAAAGTACATTGTCGAGGGTATTGTGATATTCACCATGATAGCTATGTTGACCTTTCGTGAAAAAGAAGGGGGAGTTTAATTATGTCTACTGTTGTTATAGAAAAGATTTCCAATTCATTGGAGGATACTGCAAATAAATGTTTTCAAAAAATGGGAGGAATCAAAAATTTTCTAACCCCAGGAGACACAGTGCTCATTAAACCCAATTTTGTTGGTCCTATAGGAAGTAAGCAAGGAGCAACGACAGATGTGGAACTTGTGAAAATTTTGGCTGAAATGGCAGTTCAGAATGGAGCAAAACGAGTTTATATAGCCGAATCTTCCGCAACATGTTTTTCTACAGGAGATGTCATTAAAAAGATACAGCTTGAACAAGCCCTTAGAAAATTCAAAGGCGAAAAAGTGCACTTTGTAGATCTGGATCAAGAAAATGTGATCAAAATGAATGCGCCAGAAGATTTTTTTCTAAAACAGATACCTGTACCAGAATTGTTGACGAAAGTAGATCGCATTTGGAATGTACCTAAAGCCAAGGTTCATTATATAGATGCTATAACGTGTGCTGTAAAAAATTATGTTGGTTTTCTGCCACGCGAATTTAGATTATCAGTTCATCAAAGTAGACTGAGCCATGTAGTTGCGGTTATGCATAAATTGTTTCCAGAATCTCTGGTTTTGGTAGATGCTGGGGTTATAGGAGAAGGAGAGGGACCACTGAATGTTAAACCTGTTCTGCTTGACTATATAGTGACCAGTAGTGACCCAGTTGCTGTAGATGTAATTATTGGAAAGATGTTTGGCTTTCAACCACAAGAAATTGAATTTGCTATGAATGCCTTTAACATGGGAATTGGTGATATTAATCCCCTGTGCTTACTTGAAGCATCAGAGACTAATGTATTCAAAATTAACTCGAACTTTAAAAAACCTGTTAGGGGTATCGTAAACAGATACAAACCTTTCAGGATTATTTTAGGTGGTGCTTGTTATGGGTGTTTAACCTGGTTAAAGGGTACATTGGAAGGCTGGATACTTGATGGAACCATGGACAAACTGGAAAAAGCCGGAATCAGGATAAGTGTGATGGTTGGATACAACGCCACAGATGAAAGATTTGATGAATTTATTCAGAATCCTTATGTCGTATTGGGGGATTGCACTCCTGAGAAGTACAAAAATGATCCTCGAGTTATATGTGCTCCAGGTTGTTGTCCCGGCGAGAAAATTCCATCTGCACTTGAAAGGGCAATTTCAATAGCAATGAAAAAATAAAAATCGGGCTGATGAGGAGGCTGTGTCATGCCAAAGGTTTTGGTTGCAGCAAGGACGTTTGGTAAATACTCTCAAGAACCTGTTGATTTCTTGAGGAAACATGGTTTTGAAGTCATAGTTTTTGACAAAGAAGATTTATCGAGTGTCATAAGTGATGTTGATGCTCTAATTATTGGTACTCCAAAGGTTACAGAGAATATGCTTGTTAATTCTCATGTCAAAATCATATCAAAACACGGGGTAGGGGTCGATAACATTGATCTTGCAGCAGCTACAAGATTAGGAATACCAGTAACTATAGCACAAGGTGCAAATACTGAGTCTGTAGCAGAGTTAGTCATAGGATTCATTTTTTCATTAGCAAGAAATATAGTTTTTGCACATATAAACGTTAAAGAAAATCTATGGCCAAATGTAATTGGTATGGAAGTTCATGATAAGGTGCTCGGACTACTTGGATTTGGAGCCATAGCTAGAGAAGTTGCAAAAAGAGCGTTGTGTCTCGGAATGAAAGTTGCTTCATATGACCCGTATGTAAGCAAAGAAGATATAGAAAGAACTGGTGTAACATATGTCAATTTTGATGAAATTTTCAAAATTTCTGATTTTGTCTCAATACATGTACCCTTAAATGAAAAGACAAGAAATCTAGTAGGAGAAAACGAGCTAAAAATCATGAAGAAAACAGCTTTTCTGATAAACACCGCAAGAGGAGGAGTAATAGAAGAAAAGAGTTTGATAAAAGCATTGAAAGAAAGATGGATAAATGGAGCGGCACTTGATGTCTTCAATGAGGAACCTCTCAATCCAAGTTCAGAATTGTTTACTTGCGGAAATGTTGTGATGACTCCTCACATGGGCGCGCATACAATTGAAGCAGTTTACCGCATGAACATGATGGCTGCCAAATCTATTGTTGATTTTTTTGAAGGACGCATACCTGCACACATAGTCAACAAAGAAGTTCTATCTAAACTGCAAAAGAGAGGTTGATTCAATAATGAAGATAGAGTATTATGACTTTGCTCAAGCTACAGTACCTGATGACAGAGTCAAAGCTATTTTGGAGCCACAACATATTTCTGGAATTGAGTTGAATGAATTTGATTTGCAATTAAGAAAATTACTGCAGGAAAAGCTCGTTGATAAATTACGTGGTGTGAAAAAACTGTTGCTTTTGATTGATGACATAACAAGACAGACACCAGTGTCGTGGATTTTACCGGCGGTGATTGATACTGCCAATTATTGTGGAATAGATGACTCATCAATTACTATTCTTGTGGCCACTGGAACACACAGGAGTATGACTTTGTCAGAACAGATAAGAAAATGTGGTGAGTCAATCGTAAAAAGGATAAAAATAATATTTCATAACTACAAAGAAGATGTTGTTGAACTTGGGACAACACCTAAAGGGACTAAGATAGTTGTCAACAAACTCGTTTTGGAACATGATTTTGTCATTGGTATAGGAATGGTTGTACCCCATAGAGTTGCTGGATTCAGTGGTGGTGGAAAGATAGTTCAACCGGGTATTTCCGGTGAAGAAACCACAGGTCAGACTCATTGGCTTAGCGCCCAATTTGAAGGGCGAGAGATTCTTGGAAAGGTAGAGAATCCCGTTCGAGAAGAAATAGAAGCCGTTGCCGCCGCGGCTGGATTGAGGTTCATAATAAATGTCCTTCCTGATCGAAATGGTAGACCCATAAGAGTTTTTGCAGGTGACCCATTATCGACCTTCAAAGAAGCAGCTGAATTCGCAAAAAAAGTTTATGGAGTAATTGCTAAAAGTTCAAAAATAGTTATCACTGATTCTTATCCTGCTGATATCGAAATGTGGCAGGCATCCAAGGGGATATATTCGGCAGATCTTGTCTTGGAAAAAGATGGTGTTTTGATACTTGTATCGCCATGCACAGAAGGTGTAGGCGCAGAATTTGGAAATCTCATGATACGGTATGGCTATAGAGGATATCAGGATGTCAAATTTCTTATTGAAACAGGCGAACTGAAAAATTTAATAGTAGCAGCGCATCTTGTACATGTTGGAAGAGTAATAAAAGATAAAGGTATAGGTATTCTGGTATCCCCGGGTATAAGTTCAGATATCGGTAAAAAATTGGGATTTGTTCCAGCCAAGAATTTAGATGAAGCAATAAAAATGGCCGAAGTTCTTGTTGGACCACAGGATTTTGTTATTTGCAAGTGTGGAGGAGAATTGTTGCCAATAATTGAGTAGAAAAGAAGGTGGTGTTTTAATGGAGGCTTTATTACAAACCTTCTCGACTGGAATGTCAGTGGTTTTACAACCCGGAAATATACTCATTCTTTTCATAGGTGTACTTTGGGGTATGATTTTTGGCGCAATACCTGGCCTGACAGCAACGATGGGTGTTGCACTTGCTCTACCAATTACTTTTGGAATGAATGCCGCCAGTGGATTAATCTTCTTGTCAAGTATCTATATTGGTGGTATATCCGGGGGTTTTATATCTGCTGGTTTGCTCAATATGCCAGGTACACCATCTTCTATTGCAACATGCTTTGAAGCTTATCCAATGACTCAGAAAGGTAAGGCATCTTTGGCCATGTCTTTGAGTTTGATGTCATCCTTCTTAGGTGGTACCATAGCTGCATTTTTGATGATCATAGCCACTTATGCACTTGCTCAGATTGCACTGAAGTTCGGACCATTTGAGTATTTTGCTTTAGGGTTACTTGCCTTTGGTGGTTGTATGGGCATGATGGAAGGTGGAATCCTAAAGAATGCTATAGGTATAGTTTTTGGGCTCTTGCTTGCAACGATTGGTTCAGACATGTTGACGGGTGTTGGTAGATTGACTTTTGGCATTCCCGATCTGGTAGCGGGCATAGATATACTTCCTTTACTAATAGGCATGTTTGGTATCTCTGAAGTACTTCTTTCTATCGAAAAAAGAACGCAGAATGTTGTTCCAATCGAGGCAAGAAAATCCAGTATGGGGTTTCGCGCAGTAGCTGAAGCGTTGAGAATAATAATTAAACAACCGATCAATTTCATAAGATCACTGATAATTGGTTTTGCCATAGGAGTTTTTCCGGCAGTTGGTGGGGCAACCTCATGTGTTATTGCTTATGGCATGGCAAAATCGAGTTCCAAACATCCAGAAAAATTTGGAACGGGTATTCCTGATGGAATAATTGCTTCGGAAACGGCGAATAATGCAACTATTCCGGGTGCCTTGGTTCCACTGCTTGCCCTTGGTATACCTGGGGATTCCGTAACGGCTGTTATGATAGGTGGCTTCATGATTCATGGTCTTTTCCCGGGACCATTGTTGTTTAGGGACGGTCCACAATATGCTTACACAATATTTGCTGCCCAATTGATAGGTAATTTGGCGATGGTTCTTCTTGGCATTTTGTTGATGAAGTTTTTCATTAATGTTCTGAGTATTAAGTCTTATTATCTATTACCCATCATAACAATATGTATGGTAGTAGGGGCTTTTGGCTTGTATAACCGAATGTTTGATATTTGGGTCATGCTTGTTTTTGGAATAGTTGGATATCTTTTAAGGAAAGTCAACTTTCCTCTTGTTCCAGTTATAACGGCTTTTGTTTTAGGACCAATAATTGAAAAAAATCTCAGGCAAGGCTTAGCTCTTTCTGGAGGAAGTCTGATGCCTCTTGTCGCAAGACCAATCTCACTGGTTTTAGTTATTGCGGCAATTTGCTTGTTTGTGTTTGGACTTTATATAAACTCCGTTGTTGCAAAAAAGCAGGGTTGAAAAACCCTAAATTAGAGGAGGTGTTTTCATGATCAAGAAGTTGCTGGTTTTTGTTATTCTGTTTGTCTTGTTTACAGTGGGAGCCTTTGCTGAAACGGAGAAATACCCAACCAAACCTGTTAACGTTATAGTTGCCTATGCAGCAGGTGGAGCCAGTGATTTGACAGCCAGGCTGATTGCAGAGTATTGGAAAAAGAATACTGGTCAGGACATGGTTGTGACGAACGTAGTCGGAGCGGAAGGCGCTATAGCAGCAAGGCAGGTAAATAGTGCTCGTGCCGATGGATATACTGTTTTATGGTATCACGAAGCGATGTTGGGAAATTATTATCTTGGAGTTTGTGACCTAAACTGGTATCATTTCACACCAGCATGTGTGGTACTGAAAATTTCTACTGTTTCTGTTGCAAGACCTGATATGCCATGGAAAAATGTAAAAGAAGCCATTGAAGATGCGAAGGCAAATCCTGGAAAATATGTGTATGGTCTTGGAACTGGTGGTGTTGCGTATTGGGTCTATGCAGGATTTGAGTCCGTAGCACCGAAGGCATGGCGTACAGTACCATTTGAGGGTGGAGATACTCAGAGAGCAACAGCTCTACTTGGTGGTCACATTGATTTAACAATGGTTTCCGCTGCTGGTGGATGGTCATTCCTAAAATCTGGCCAAATTAAGCCTCTGGCAGTTCACGACGAAGAAAGAAATCCCCTCATGCCTGATGTTCCAACAGCGAAAGAATTGGGATATCCCGATGTCATATTCCAGTTGACCAATACTTTCTTCTTCCCGCCAAAAACACCATCTTGGATTGTAGAAGAATTCAACAAAATTATGGCGAAGATAGTTGAAGATCCAGAATTTCAGAAGAAAGCTGCTGAGATCGCAGCGGCAGTACCGTATTTCAAAACAGGCAAAGATCTCGAAGATTTCTGGAAGGCTATGGATGTTAGATACAAGAACCTAAACGAAATGATGAATAAGAAATGATAAATTACCAGTGGCGTGTTTTCAATGACACGCCACTGTCTTTTGGATAGAAAGGAGTGTCGGCAAAGCATGACTTCAAAGAAAAATATTGTAGCTGCTATTTCTTTCTTAATTTTGGGTATACTGATATTCTCAGAATCCTTTAAAATTCGTTTACTGAAATTTGGCTCGGCACTTGGTGGAGATTTTTTCCCAAAAATACTTTCGATTGGCCTTATGATTTTATCTTCAATATGGCTAATTCTCAATATATATCAATTTGCAAAAGAAAGAAAAAAGCAAGAAAGAGTAGCAAGCAAATTTGCCTTGACCAGAGTGATGTTGTTTATAGTTGTTTTCGTTATCTATATTGTTGTACTCAGATGGTTTGGTTTTACAATTCCAACGATAGCTCTGGCTTTGGCAAATTATCTTTTACTAAAGGATCGATTTCAGTACAAAGACCTTTTCATTGGAACTGGATACTCTATTTTGGTGACCCTCTTGATTTGGTTTTTATTCACCAAGATACTTGGATTGATGTTGCCCGTGGGTATATTATAGAAACTACGTTTGATTTTTTTATGCTCTCAAATATCCCATAGAGGTGGCATATTGAATAGATCTCGTCCAACCAGAACAATCACCTATAACGTGAAGATTTTTGATTATATCGTTGTTGAATTTGTTTGAATAGAATTTCACTTCGACTGCATAGAGCAAGTTATCAAAATACGCAACACCTTTAATGACTTCATCGAGTCTATCGATGAAATCCACCAGAGACTCTCTGATCTTTGAAGGAAAGACCAAATTTGCATCTCCCAAAATAAAGCTGTTGTCGTTCAATGTGGGTAACACTCTTCCGAGTCTTTTTGTTCTTCTGTATTCTTTGAAATCTCCATAGGTTTGCAGTATCACCTTTTCGCTGTCGCCGGCCAGAATATTTGCAAGCTTTGCAAGGTTTTTCCCGTACCCAGTGGGATCTTTGAATGGTTCTGTGAATCTTGTGGTCACAAGTACAGCAAAATTCGTGTTTTCAGTTTTATGATGTGTATCTGAATATCCATTCACGGTGGTGAAATCTTCATACTTCTCTAAAGTCACCTTGCCAGAGGGGTTCTGGCAGAATAATCTACACATGTAACCCGTTCTTGCTTTGTATCTGACCTTCACTTCGTACATATCGAGAAATTTTTCCATAACGTGGTTGGGTAATTCATATCTTATACCAATATCGACATAATAATTTTCTTTCACAAGATGGGGATATTTCTCTTTAAGTCGGTCCATCAATTTGTGTCCACTTCTTCCAACGGCGATTACAACTTCATCAAAAAGATATTCACCTTTGTTGGTGAAAACTCTGTGCTTATCGCCAATTTCTATATCTTCAACTGTTGTATCAAAAGAAAACTCGATGTTTTTGAATGAAGAAAAATATTCAAAAAGATTGTTGTTGGTTTCTTTAAGTACATCTGTCCCAAGGTGGAAGAAATATGCCTTAACGGGTTCAAATCCATGGTCATAAAAGATTCTGTAAGTTTCTTCATCTGAAAATGATTCACCATACTCGATCTTTTTTCCATCCTTTTCAAAAGATTTAAGATACTCAACCATGTTGGTTTTCTCTTTCAAAGTGGGTTTGTATCCCGAGTGGGTTAAATAGAATATCACCGTTTTCTGCTGTATTTCAATGGGAATATCCAGTTCTCCACCCATACCTCTGCTGATGAAGATCTTCCCGTCCATTCTTACACCAGAGATTGTATTGTGCATGTGGTCTTTGCCTCTTTCAAAGACCGTTACGTGATAATGATTTATTCGTCCATTTTCTATTAATCCTTGCATAAAACCAATGGCAGCTGCACCAAATCCAACTATACCCAGTTTTCTCATTATCGATACCTCCATATGTTATTTAATCACGAGTTTGACGATCTTCAATCTTAGATTCAACTAAGTTCAAAATCAAGGTTCTTAACTTGATTATTTACTATTTTAGTATTCTAATTGCCATCGAAAGAGGACTTCCGTCATTTTTTCATTTTTGTAACTCCGTATACTATATAATGGAAGGCGCCAACCAGGATCCTGGGAAAATACCCCATCGTATATTGGCATAGGTCTAATCTTTTGGTATTCAAACTCAACGAGTGTATCACCAAAAATATAGTCATTATCTTAAGGATATATTACTCGTTAGAAATCTATCTTTATCCCAATTGATGATTTGGTCTCTCAGTTAGTAGTTTCTATTTTAAGGTTGATCTTCGAAACTTTTCTCAATAATCCTTGTGGTTAATGATCTCATGGATATGGTTTTATTCAAAGGCTACACCAGGAAAAAGGTGTGGCCTTTTTTTGTTTTAACTTCAATGTTACATTAGATAGGACTTTGGAATCTTCACAGAACTTTTAAAGGACAAGTAACAACTTGACAAGAACGGAAGGTCTATAATGTGATTTGCCTACCAAAAAATCGAGGTGTGTACTTTGACAATTCTTGGTATCGACCCTGGATTTGGTATCTTGGGATATGGTATTCTTCGGGCCAGTGGTAACCTTTTTGAACATGTAACTCATGGGGTAATACAAACAAAAAAAGAGCAAAACATAGCATTACGCTTGAAATATTTGTATGAAAACCTTTGTGATTTAATCGATGAATTCAAACCTGATGAAATCGCGATGGAAAAACTGTTTTTTTCTCGAAATGTGACAACTGCGATATCTGTGGGTGAGGCAAGAGGAATTGTGTTGTTATCAGCAGCTCAAAGAAAGATAGAAGTCTATGAATACACACCACATGAGATAAAAAAAGCAGTAACTGGTGATGGTAGGGCTATGAAAAGAGACGTTCAAGAATGGATGAAGATCCTACTCAATCTATCGCAGATACCAAAGCCAGATGATGCGGCTGATGCACTTGCCATTGCTTATTGTCATGGTGTAACCAGAAATTTCATTCGGAGGTTCAGCGTATGAAGAGAGTCTTGGTAGAAGATCTGCAATTAACCTTTGGTGAATTTGCAAGCAAAATAGGGTTTCAATTTCCATGTGATTGTGTGGTTCAATCCATTGATTATGATAGCCAGACCAATACATTGATCATAAGAACCGATAAACCAGTCAAGCTCACAAAAGAACTTTACAGGTCTCTGGAAGATTATTTTGAGACCTCTATTGTTTTTCAATCGATCGCCTCGAACGACTACATAGACCTTGATATGCTCAGAAAAGAACTCAACGGAAGTTTTCCTTACGTCCAATCTGCTATCGTTCAGCAGCAAAAGGTTGTATTGAAAGTGTCTGGGGAATTCGGTAAAGATAGAATCAACAGTAAAATGAAGCAAGTGAAACAAGTTGTTGGTCATTTACTTGGCAAAGATCTGGAGATAGAAGTCCAAGTCGAAGAACCAAAAGCACTGCTTGAAGAACCAAAGGTGATGGTAAAAAAGCAAGAACAGAAGAAAAAGGCGAAAAAAATAAACCAGTATCACACTCCATCCGATCTACCCGAAGATACTGACAACGTGAAAATCGCTGGACAGATCTTCAAAATGGAACTCAGAGAAGGTAAAAAAAGGTTTGTTACGATTTACCTTACAGATAAAAAGGATTCAATTACATGCCTTGTCTTCAACAGTGTTATCGATCAAGTGATCAACGAACTTCAGGAAAAAGATTGGGTGATCTTGGGGGGAACTCTCAGATACGATGAATCTGGGGAACCTATTCTACATGTCAAAAACTTTGAGAAAATCGAACCGATGATCCGCATAGACGATGCGCCACAAAAGCGAGTCGAGTT
The DNA window shown above is from Thermotoga profunda AZM34c06 and carries:
- a CDS encoding tripartite tricarboxylate transporter permease, with the protein product MEALLQTFSTGMSVVLQPGNILILFIGVLWGMIFGAIPGLTATMGVALALPITFGMNAASGLIFLSSIYIGGISGGFISAGLLNMPGTPSSIATCFEAYPMTQKGKASLAMSLSLMSSFLGGTIAAFLMIIATYALAQIALKFGPFEYFALGLLAFGGCMGMMEGGILKNAIGIVFGLLLATIGSDMLTGVGRLTFGIPDLVAGIDILPLLIGMFGISEVLLSIEKRTQNVVPIEARKSSMGFRAVAEALRIIIKQPINFIRSLIIGFAIGVFPAVGGATSCVIAYGMAKSSSKHPEKFGTGIPDGIIASETANNATIPGALVPLLALGIPGDSVTAVMIGGFMIHGLFPGPLLFRDGPQYAYTIFAAQLIGNLAMVLLGILLMKFFINVLSIKSYYLLPIITICMVVGAFGLYNRMFDIWVMLVFGIVGYLLRKVNFPLVPVITAFVLGPIIEKNLRQGLALSGGSLMPLVARPISLVLVIAAICLFVFGLYINSVVAKKQG
- a CDS encoding tripartite tricarboxylate transporter substrate binding protein, with product MIKKLLVFVILFVLFTVGAFAETEKYPTKPVNVIVAYAAGGASDLTARLIAEYWKKNTGQDMVVTNVVGAEGAIAARQVNSARADGYTVLWYHEAMLGNYYLGVCDLNWYHFTPACVVLKISTVSVARPDMPWKNVKEAIEDAKANPGKYVYGLGTGGVAYWVYAGFESVAPKAWRTVPFEGGDTQRATALLGGHIDLTMVSAAGGWSFLKSGQIKPLAVHDEERNPLMPDVPTAKELGYPDVIFQLTNTFFFPPKTPSWIVEEFNKIMAKIVEDPEFQKKAAEIAAAVPYFKTGKDLEDFWKAMDVRYKNLNEMMNKK
- a CDS encoding tripartite tricarboxylate transporter TctB family protein, coding for MTSKKNIVAAISFLILGILIFSESFKIRLLKFGSALGGDFFPKILSIGLMILSSIWLILNIYQFAKERKKQERVASKFALTRVMLFIVVFVIYIVVLRWFGFTIPTIALALANYLLLKDRFQYKDLFIGTGYSILVTLLIWFLFTKILGLMLPVGIL
- a CDS encoding NAD(P)/FAD-dependent oxidoreductase, whose protein sequence is MMRKLGIVGFGAAAIGFMQGLIENGRINHYHVTVFERGKDHMHNTISGVRMDGKIFISRGMGGELDIPIEIQQKTVIFYLTHSGYKPTLKEKTNMVEYLKSFEKDGKKIEYGESFSDEETYRIFYDHGFEPVKAYFFHLGTDVLKETNNNLFEYFSSFKNIEFSFDTTVEDIEIGDKHRVFTNKGEYLFDEVVIAVGRSGHKLMDRLKEKYPHLVKENYYVDIGIRYELPNHVMEKFLDMYEVKVRYKARTGYMCRLFCQNPSGKVTLEKYEDFTTVNGYSDTHHKTENTNFAVLVTTRFTEPFKDPTGYGKNLAKLANILAGDSEKVILQTYGDFKEYRRTKRLGRVLPTLNDNSFILGDANLVFPSKIRESLVDFIDRLDEVIKGVAYFDNLLYAVEVKFYSNKFNNDIIKNLHVIGDCSGWTRSIQYATSMGYLRA
- the ruvC gene encoding crossover junction endodeoxyribonuclease RuvC; amino-acid sequence: MTILGIDPGFGILGYGILRASGNLFEHVTHGVIQTKKEQNIALRLKYLYENLCDLIDEFKPDEIAMEKLFFSRNVTTAISVGEARGIVLLSAAQRKIEVYEYTPHEIKKAVTGDGRAMKRDVQEWMKILLNLSQIPKPDDAADALAIAYCHGVTRNFIRRFSV